One Glycine soja cultivar W05 chromosome 2, ASM419377v2, whole genome shotgun sequence genomic region harbors:
- the LOC114401754 gene encoding AT-hook motif nuclear-localized protein 16-like: protein MFGEMDRKQEQDKGNSNMSGTDVALISPKVPKAVSPLSSAAEGDTLRRPRGRPAGSKNKPKPPIIVTRDSANALKAHAMEVSSGCDVNESLSNFARRKQRGLYIFNGTGCVTNVTLCQPGSSGAIVTLHGRFEILSLLGSILPPPAPPGITGLTIYLAGAQGQVVGGAVVGALIASGPLVIMAASFMHATFDRLPLEDDELAAAMQNQHYQNGRTHHLDISDLYAMPQNLLMNGTMPPEIYSWAPGQNLSKT, encoded by the coding sequence ATGTTTGGTGAAATGGATAGAAAACAAGAACAAGACAAGGGAAACTCAAACATGTCTGGCACGGATGTAGCTCTAATATCTCCCAAAGTCCCAAAAGCAGTTTCACCACTTTCTTCTGCAGCAGAAGGGGACACCTTAAGGCGACCACGTGGCCGGCCGGCCGGCTCCAAAAACAAACCTAAGCCACCAATAATTGTCACCAGAGATAGTGCTAATGCACTGAAGGCTCATGCCATGGAAGTGAGCTCTGGCTGTGATGTGAATGAAAGTTTGTCTAACTTTGCAAGGAGAAAGCAACGTGGCCTTTACATATTCAATGGAACAGGCTGTGTAACGAATGTAACGTTGTGCCAGCCAGGCTCATCTGGTGCCATTGTGACACTTCACGGTCGATTCGAGATTCTTTCACTGCTGGGGTCAATCCTTCCCCCACCAGCCCCTCCAGGGATCACAGGCCTCACAATTTACTTGGCAGGTGCTCAAGGGCAAGTTGTGGGGGGTGCTGTGGTTGGTGCTTTGATTGCTTCAGGCCCTCTTGTAATCATGGCTGCATCATTCATGCATGCTACTTTTGATCGCCTTCCATTGGAAGATGATGAACTTGCTGCTGCAATGCAGAATCAGCATTACCAAAATGGACGCACCCACCATCTTGATATTTCTGACTTGTATGCAATGCCACAGAACCTGCTCATGAATGGTACAATGCCCCCAGAGATATACTCTTGGGCACCAGGGCAGAACTTGTCAAAAACCTGA